One Pseudorasbora parva isolate DD20220531a chromosome 8, ASM2467924v1, whole genome shotgun sequence DNA window includes the following coding sequences:
- the ckmb gene encoding creatine kinase, muscle b, with protein sequence MTKNCHNDYKMKFPLEEEYPDLSLHNNHMAKVLNKDIYNKLRGKSTPSGFTLDDCIQTGVDNPGHPFIMTVGCVAGDEESYEVFKELFDPIISDRHGGYKPTDKHLTDLNWENLKGGDDLDPNYVLSSRVRTGRSIKGFTLPPHNSRGERRAVEKLSIEALNSLDGEFKGKYYPLKDMTDKEQEQLIADHFLFDKPVSPLLLAAGMARDWPDARGIWHNDNKTFLVWVNEEDHLRVISMQQGGNMKEVFKRFCVGLQKIESIFKKHNHGFMWNEHLGFILTCPSNLGTGLRGGVHVKLPKLSTHAKFEEILTRLRLQKRGTGGVDTASVGGVFDISNADRLGSSEVQQVQLVVDGVKLMVEMEKKLEKGESIDGMIPAQK encoded by the exons ATGACGAAGAACTGCCACAACGATTACAAGATGAAATTCCCTCTGGAGGAGGAGTACCCTGACCTCTCCCTGCACAACAACCACATGGCCAAGGTCCTTAATAAGGACATCTACAACAAACTCAGGGGCAAGTCAACTCCCAGTGGATTCACCTTGGATGACTGCATCCAGACTGGCGTGGACAACCCTG GCCACCCCTTCATCATGACTGTCGGCTGTGTGGCTGGTGATGAGGAGTCCTATGAAGTCTTCAAGGAGCTGTTCGACCCCATCATTTCCGACCGTCACGGTGGCTACAAGCCCACCGACAAGCACTTGACAGATCTGAACTGGGAGAACCTGAAG GGTGGTGATGACCTTGACCCCAACTACGTTCTGAGCAGCCGTGTGCGTACCGGCCGCAGCATCAAGGGATTCACCCTGCCTCCCCACAACAGCCGTGGTGAGCGTAGAGCTGTGGAGAAGCTGTCCATTGAGG CTTTGAACAGCCTGGATGGGGAGTTCAAGGGCAAGTACTACCCTCTGAAGGACATGACTGACAAGGAGCAGGAGCAGCTCATTGCTGACCACTTCCTGTTTGACAAGCCCGTGTCCCCACTGCTGTTGGCTGCCGGCATGGCCCGCGACTGGCCTGACGCAAGAGGCATCTGGCACAACGACAACAAAACCTTCCTTGTGTGGGTGAACGAGGAGGATCACCTCCGTGTCATTTCCATGCAGCAGGGTGGCAACATGAAGGAGGTCTTCAAAAGGTTCTGCGTTGGCCTGCAGAAG ATTGAGAGCATCTTCAAGAAGCACAACCACGGTTTCATGTGGAACGAGCATCTTGGTTTCATCCTGACCTGCCCCTCTAACTTGGGTACTGGTCTTCGTGGTGGCGTACACGTCAAGTTGCCTAAACTCAGCACACATGCCAAATTCGAGGAGATCCTGACCAGACTGCGTCTTCAGAAGCGTGGCACAG GTGGTGTGGACACTGCCTCCGTCGGTGGTGTGTTTGACATCTCCAACGCTGACCGTCTCGGCTCCTCCGAGGTGCAGCAGGTGCAGCTGGTAGTCGATGGTGTTAAGCTCATGGTTGAAATGGAAAAGAAACTGGAGAAGGGCGAGTCCATCGATGGCATGATCCCTGCCCAGAAGTAA